A stretch of the Massilia varians genome encodes the following:
- a CDS encoding 5-formyltetrahydrofolate cyclo-ligase — protein sequence MLDKPQLRRTLKERRRAIDHATRLAWDDRIGARVLAWWQANPGASLGVYWPLAGEPDLRPAYAELADAGVRLALPVVLARDTALGFAEWVPGEPTVADSLGVAVPAELRMVERPDALLVPCLGFDARGYRLGYGGGFYDRTLAPEPRPRTLGIAYACQLAQFEIGEYDIPLDQIVTELE from the coding sequence ATGCTCGATAAGCCACAGTTGCGCCGGACGCTCAAGGAGCGGCGCCGCGCCATCGACCACGCCACCAGGCTCGCCTGGGACGACCGCATCGGGGCACGCGTGCTGGCCTGGTGGCAGGCAAACCCCGGCGCTTCATTGGGTGTGTACTGGCCGCTGGCGGGCGAACCCGACCTGCGTCCAGCCTACGCGGAATTGGCGGACGCAGGCGTACGGCTGGCCTTGCCCGTCGTGCTGGCGCGCGATACGGCGCTCGGATTTGCCGAATGGGTGCCGGGTGAGCCGACCGTGGCGGACAGCCTGGGCGTGGCGGTGCCGGCGGAACTGCGGATGGTGGAACGGCCGGATGCGCTGTTGGTGCCCTGCCTGGGTTTCGATGCGCGCGGCTACCGGCTGGGGTATGGGGGCGGGTTCTACGACAGGACGCTGGCGCCGGAACCGCGTCCGAGGACGCTGGGCATCGCGTATGCGTGCCAGCTGGCGCAGTTCGAGATCGGGGAGTATGACATCCCGCTCGATCAGATCGTCACGGAACTGGAATGA